One Nocardia iowensis DNA window includes the following coding sequences:
- a CDS encoding precorrin-2 C(20)-methyltransferase: MTDSTAGARQADDATRPPDRGSVPSQHATRGDQRHLPQEGDVQFGETATAPGKLWGVGLGPGDPELVTVKAARVIAAADVIAFHSARHGRSISRAIAAPYMRAGQLEEHLVYPVTTETTVHPGGYQGAIDEFYEQAAQRLAGHLAAGRSVALLAAGDPLFYSSYMHMHRRLADRFEAEIIPGITSVSAASAALGTPLVEGEQVLTVLPGTMPVDELTRRLRDTEAAAIMKLGRTYPHVRQALSDSGRLDDAYYVERASSTRQRVLRAAEVDDADVPYFSITLVPGPTPTTPLPRAATELDAALHVSANDHSRASSPTRSRANAPAATRDSPVEHHETSTVAPSFADDAPLDRAPDRPGQVIVVGLGPGAPEWTTTEVHEALADATDLVGYTTYLNRVPARPGQRRHASDNRVESERAAMALDLARRGARVVVVSSGDPGVFAMAAAVLEEAADPQWRAVPVRVLPGLTAANAVASRAGAPLGHDYAMISLSDRLKPWEVVAQRLSAVAAADMAIAVYNPASSQRTWQVGAMRDLLLEHRKPDTPVVLGRDVGGPTESVRVVSLGDLDPAEVDMRTLLIIGASTTVAMHTDQGVRVYTSRRYAGTGDAAPADA; encoded by the coding sequence ATGACGGACAGCACGGCTGGTGCCAGGCAAGCGGACGATGCGACTCGGCCGCCCGACCGCGGATCGGTGCCGAGTCAGCACGCCACCCGAGGTGACCAGCGTCACCTGCCGCAGGAGGGCGACGTGCAGTTCGGCGAAACAGCTACCGCGCCAGGCAAATTGTGGGGTGTGGGACTCGGACCGGGCGACCCCGAGCTTGTCACGGTGAAGGCGGCGCGGGTGATCGCCGCGGCCGATGTGATCGCGTTCCACAGCGCGCGGCACGGGCGCAGCATCTCCAGAGCTATTGCCGCACCGTATATGCGGGCCGGACAACTGGAGGAGCATCTCGTCTACCCGGTGACCACCGAGACCACCGTCCACCCCGGTGGCTATCAGGGTGCGATCGATGAGTTCTACGAGCAGGCCGCGCAACGGCTGGCCGGACACCTGGCGGCCGGACGCTCGGTCGCGCTGCTCGCCGCGGGCGACCCCCTGTTCTACAGCTCCTACATGCACATGCACCGACGGCTGGCGGATCGATTCGAGGCCGAGATCATCCCCGGGATCACCTCGGTCAGCGCCGCGTCGGCGGCGCTGGGGACCCCGCTGGTCGAGGGCGAGCAGGTGCTGACCGTGCTGCCCGGCACCATGCCCGTCGACGAGCTCACCCGCCGCCTGCGCGACACCGAGGCTGCCGCCATCATGAAGCTCGGCCGCACCTACCCCCATGTGCGCCAAGCACTTTCGGATTCCGGTCGGCTCGACGACGCCTACTACGTGGAACGCGCGAGCAGCACCCGTCAACGCGTCCTGCGCGCCGCCGAGGTGGACGACGCGGATGTCCCGTACTTCTCCATCACCCTCGTGCCAGGCCCGACGCCGACCACTCCGCTCCCCCGAGCGGCCACGGAACTTGATGCAGCGCTGCATGTCTCGGCCAACGATCACTCTCGCGCGAGTTCACCCACTCGATCTCGCGCAAATGCACCCGCCGCAACGAGAGATTCGCCCGTCGAGCACCACGAAACCAGCACGGTTGCGCCCTCTTTCGCCGATGACGCGCCTCTCGATCGCGCACCCGACCGCCCCGGTCAAGTGATCGTCGTCGGGCTCGGCCCTGGCGCACCCGAGTGGACAACAACCGAGGTGCACGAAGCACTCGCCGACGCAACGGATCTCGTCGGCTACACCACCTATCTGAATCGAGTCCCCGCCCGGCCGGGACAGCGCAGGCATGCCAGCGACAACCGTGTCGAGTCGGAGCGCGCCGCCATGGCATTGGATCTGGCCAGGCGGGGCGCCCGGGTCGTGGTGGTGTCCTCGGGCGATCCGGGTGTGTTCGCGATGGCGGCAGCGGTGCTCGAGGAAGCCGCGGATCCGCAGTGGCGCGCGGTGCCCGTGCGGGTGCTGCCCGGCCTCACCGCGGCCAATGCGGTGGCCAGCCGGGCCGGTGCGCCGCTCGGGCACGACTACGCGATGATCTCCCTCTCGGATCGACTCAAGCCGTGGGAGGTTGTCGCCCAACGGCTTTCCGCGGTCGCCGCCGCCGACATGGCGATCGCCGTGTACAACCCGGCCTCCTCGCAGCGCACCTGGCAGGTCGGTGCGATGCGGGATCTGCTGCTGGAGCATCGGAAGCCCGACACGCCCGTGGTGCTCGGCCGCGACGTGGGCGGCCCGACCGAGTCCGTCCGGGTGGTGTCGCTCGGCGACCTCGACCCGGCCGAGGTCGACATGCGCACCCTGTTGATCATCGGCGCGTCGACCACCGTGGCAATGCACACCGACCAGGGCGTCCGCGTTTACACCTCGCGTCGCTACGCGGGGACGGGCGACGCGGCGCCGGCCGACGCGTAG
- a CDS encoding cobalt-precorrin-6A reductase — protein sequence MRILILGGTREARELAHIASGEQGFDIVSSLAGRVRDPLLPVGAVRVGGFGGVDGLREWLRTNEIGALVDATHPFAGVISANAAAAATDLGLPLVHVRRPGWSAQPGDRWIRVPDLAAAAKSVGELGERVFLTIGRQGVGAFAGLTRPWFLIRAIDPPEGALPANHELLLARGPFTLEDESRLLADKRIDVLVTKDSGGDQTDAKLIAARSAGIPVVMIDRPPLPDAAVVMETVAQAWDWLRERSAAE from the coding sequence CTGAGAATACTGATTCTGGGCGGTACCCGGGAAGCCAGGGAACTCGCTCACATCGCTTCCGGCGAGCAAGGATTCGACATCGTCTCCTCGCTCGCCGGTCGCGTTCGCGACCCGCTGTTGCCGGTCGGTGCGGTGCGCGTCGGCGGCTTCGGCGGCGTCGACGGGCTGCGGGAGTGGTTGCGGACCAACGAGATCGGTGCGCTGGTCGATGCCACGCATCCGTTCGCGGGTGTCATCAGCGCGAATGCCGCTGCGGCAGCGACGGATCTGGGTCTTCCGCTCGTGCATGTGCGGCGGCCCGGCTGGTCCGCGCAGCCCGGCGACCGGTGGATTCGGGTACCCGACCTCGCCGCAGCGGCAAAGTCCGTTGGTGAGCTCGGTGAGCGGGTGTTCTTGACCATCGGACGTCAGGGTGTCGGCGCTTTCGCCGGACTGACCCGCCCTTGGTTCTTGATCCGTGCCATCGACCCACCCGAAGGCGCGCTTCCGGCGAATCATGAACTACTGCTTGCCCGCGGGCCTTTCACGCTCGAGGACGAATCGCGGCTGCTGGCGGACAAGCGCATCGATGTACTCGTCACCAAGGACAGCGGCGGCGATCAGACCGATGCCAAGCTCATCGCCGCCCGTTCGGCGGGAATCCCAGTCGTCATGATCGACCGCCCGCCACTGCCTGACGCCGCCGTGGTGATGGAAACCGTTGCGCAGGCGTGGGATTGGCTGCGCGAGCGGTCAGCGGCCGAGTAG
- the ddaH gene encoding dimethylargininase — MTSVATLRAETTARQPLPRRFVMCRPDYFEVTYSINPWMDPTEPVDRSLALLQWETLRATYEEYGHKVDVVPGVPGLPDMVFAANGGLIIGDRAMSAKFTHPERAAEGPAYHRWFAQHGLAGLVDAKEVNEGEGDFLLVGDRMLAGMGFRSSLAAHQEVAQHFSRPVVSLELVDPRFYHLDTVLLPLDDTTIAYFPPAFSPASQAVLTELYPDAIVATDADAEVLGLNGVSDGFNVFLSDKATTLIESLRTRGYNPVGIDMSELLKAGGSVKCCTLEVHE, encoded by the coding sequence TTGACGTCAGTAGCCACCCTCCGCGCCGAGACCACCGCCCGTCAGCCGTTGCCGCGACGGTTCGTCATGTGCCGTCCGGACTACTTCGAGGTGACCTACTCCATCAATCCGTGGATGGATCCGACCGAGCCGGTCGACCGGTCCCTCGCCCTGCTGCAGTGGGAAACGCTGCGCGCCACCTACGAGGAGTATGGGCACAAGGTAGACGTAGTGCCCGGCGTGCCCGGCCTGCCGGACATGGTGTTCGCCGCGAACGGCGGCCTCATCATCGGCGACCGCGCGATGTCGGCCAAGTTCACCCACCCCGAACGCGCCGCCGAGGGACCCGCCTACCACCGCTGGTTCGCCCAGCACGGGCTGGCCGGACTGGTCGACGCCAAGGAGGTCAACGAGGGTGAAGGCGACTTCCTCCTGGTCGGTGACCGCATGCTGGCCGGGATGGGATTCCGCAGCTCGCTCGCCGCGCATCAGGAAGTGGCGCAGCACTTTTCCCGCCCGGTGGTCTCATTGGAGCTGGTCGACCCGCGCTTCTACCACCTCGACACCGTCCTGCTGCCCCTCGACGACACCACCATCGCCTACTTCCCACCCGCCTTCAGCCCGGCGAGCCAGGCAGTGCTCACCGAGCTGTACCCCGACGCCATCGTCGCCACCGACGCGGACGCCGAAGTCCTCGGCTTGAACGGCGTCTCCGACGGTTTCAACGTCTTCCTCAGCGACAAGGCCACCACCCTGATCGAATCGCTGCGCACCCGCGGCTACAACCCAGTCGGCATCGACATGTCCGAACTCCTCAAGGCCGGCGGCAGCGTCAAGTGCTGCACCTTGGAAGTCCACGAGTAG
- a CDS encoding Lrp/AsnC family transcriptional regulator, whose protein sequence is MDDIDRRILEHLLRHARASFQEIGSAVGLTAPAVKRRVDKMVANKQITGFTALVNPAAMGWKTEAYVEVYYRDNISPAELRRSLEPIPQVVGVWTIAGEADALVHVMATDMAEIEVTVERIRENARVGRTRSSIVMSRILERPRT, encoded by the coding sequence GTGGACGACATCGACCGGCGCATTTTGGAGCACCTGCTCAGACACGCGCGTGCCTCGTTCCAAGAAATCGGCAGCGCGGTGGGCCTGACCGCCCCCGCCGTGAAGCGGCGTGTCGACAAGATGGTCGCGAACAAACAGATCACCGGTTTCACCGCGCTGGTCAACCCGGCGGCGATGGGCTGGAAGACCGAGGCCTACGTCGAGGTGTACTACCGCGACAACATCTCCCCCGCCGAACTCCGCCGCAGCCTGGAACCGATCCCGCAGGTCGTCGGCGTGTGGACGATCGCGGGCGAGGCCGACGCACTCGTCCACGTAATGGCCACCGACATGGCCGAAATCGAGGTAACCGTCGAACGAATCCGCGAAAACGCCCGAGTCGGCCGCACCCGCAGCTCAATCGTCATGTCCCGCATCCTCGAACGCCCCCGCACCTAA
- a CDS encoding precorrin-8X methylmutase — protein MSDVRASYLTDGAEIYRRSFAMIRAEADLSGFPPDVARVVVRMIHGCGQVDLAGDVAFSAGVVAAARGALRAGAPILCDANMVASGVTRKRLPADNAVICTLADPRVPELAAAMGNTRSAAALELWREHLDGAVVAIGNAPTALFHLLDMLDAGAPRPAAILGIPVGFIGAAESKDALVGFGGVEYLTVRGRRGGSAITASALNAIASEQE, from the coding sequence ATGTCCGATGTGCGTGCCAGTTACCTGACCGATGGGGCCGAGATTTATCGGCGCTCGTTTGCGATGATTCGGGCGGAGGCGGATTTGAGTGGGTTTCCGCCGGATGTGGCTCGGGTGGTGGTGCGGATGATTCACGGGTGTGGGCAGGTGGATTTGGCGGGGGATGTGGCTTTTTCGGCGGGGGTGGTGGCTGCGGCGCGGGGGGCGTTGCGGGCGGGGGCGCCGATTTTGTGTGATGCCAATATGGTCGCGTCGGGGGTGACGCGTAAGCGGTTGCCTGCCGATAATGCGGTGATCTGTACGCTTGCCGATCCTCGGGTGCCAGAACTGGCTGCGGCCATGGGGAATACGCGTTCCGCGGCGGCGCTCGAGCTGTGGCGGGAGCATCTCGACGGTGCTGTCGTCGCCATTGGGAACGCGCCGACCGCGCTGTTCCATCTGCTGGACATGCTCGATGCGGGTGCGCCTCGCCCGGCCGCCATCCTGGGAATCCCCGTCGGCTTCATCGGCGCGGCCGAATCCAAGGACGCGCTGGTGGGTTTCGGCGGTGTCGAGTACCTCACCGTTCGCGGTCGGCGCGGCGGCAGCGCCATCACCGCCTCCGCGCTGAATGCGATTGCGAGCGAACAGGAATGA
- a CDS encoding nitrite/sulfite reductase gives MSRRVPDSCPGVLRLHEAADGPLARIRVPGGRLEPGQVQVLAEAARELAGGDIELTSRGNVQLRQVRDAAELTGRLAAAGLLPSRTHERVRNIIASPLSGRIGGAADVHPLVPVLDAGLLAAPRLAELPGRVLFTLDDGRGDISGLDGDIGVHATGPDEFALVLAGTDSGIRVSAADAVDVMLAAAHTFLDLRGDEAGRWRLHDIEDGAARVADHLGLTPAAERVDFTAAQDIPIGWLDQDNGLVSLGAGVRLGSLPARTAEFIAAVDRPVFITPWRTLIIADLAEWAAEQVVRVLAPMDLIFDANSPWLQVSACAGRPGCAKSRTDVRADVTAAVETGRVLPPESKPPARQDIPTLPANELVVAGRQHWSGCDRRCGRPRGIVTDVTATDTGYRID, from the coding sequence GATGGGCCGCTGGCGCGGATCCGGGTGCCCGGTGGGCGGTTGGAACCGGGGCAGGTGCAGGTGTTGGCTGAGGCGGCGCGGGAGCTCGCGGGTGGGGATATCGAGCTGACGTCGCGAGGGAATGTTCAGTTGCGGCAGGTGCGAGATGCCGCGGAGCTGACCGGGCGGTTGGCTGCGGCGGGGTTGTTGCCGAGTCGGACGCATGAGCGGGTGCGCAATATTATCGCTTCGCCGCTGTCCGGTCGGATCGGTGGCGCGGCGGATGTCCATCCACTCGTCCCGGTCCTCGACGCCGGACTGCTTGCCGCGCCGCGCCTGGCCGAACTCCCCGGCCGAGTGCTGTTCACCCTCGACGACGGGCGTGGCGATATCAGCGGCCTCGACGGCGATATCGGCGTACATGCCACGGGCCCAGACGAATTCGCGCTCGTGCTGGCGGGAACTGACTCCGGCATCCGGGTTTCGGCCGCCGACGCGGTCGATGTCATGCTCGCCGCCGCGCACACCTTCCTCGACCTGCGTGGCGACGAGGCGGGCCGGTGGCGGCTGCACGACATCGAGGACGGCGCCGCGCGGGTAGCGGACCACCTCGGCCTCACCCCCGCTGCCGAACGGGTCGATTTCACTGCGGCCCAAGACATTCCGATCGGCTGGCTGGATCAGGACAACGGTTTGGTCAGCCTCGGCGCAGGCGTCCGCCTTGGCTCCCTACCCGCCCGCACCGCCGAATTCATCGCCGCCGTCGACCGTCCCGTCTTCATCACCCCGTGGCGCACGCTTATCATCGCCGACTTGGCCGAATGGGCCGCCGAGCAAGTTGTCCGCGTGCTCGCCCCGATGGACCTAATCTTCGACGCCAACTCCCCCTGGCTCCAGGTCAGCGCCTGCGCGGGTCGGCCAGGCTGCGCAAAGTCACGCACCGACGTCCGCGCGGACGTCACAGCCGCCGTCGAAACGGGCCGAGTCCTGCCGCCAGAATCGAAACCCCCTGCACGCCAAGACATCCCCACGCTACCCGCAAACGAGCTGGTAGTCGCCGGACGCCAACACTGGTCCGGCTGCGACCGCCGCTGCGGCCGACCACGCGGCATCGTCACCGACGTGACCGCCACCGACACCGGCTACCGCATCGACTGA
- the cbiE gene encoding precorrin-6y C5,15-methyltransferase (decarboxylating) subunit CbiE, whose amino-acid sequence MSWSGPPVVVAGIGADGWDGLGRSAREAIASAEVIFGSARQLALVPEQVSAGERVTWPSPLLPALPGLFERYAGARACVLASGDPMFYGIGVTLARLLGAGSLRVLPQPSSASLACARLGWGVAETPVVSVVGRALETVLPELVHGRRVLVLSADQHTPARLSELLSRNGFGDSALTVLEQLGGPAERIEAGMAKQWQRPPGDPLNILAIECVADAGQIRATRLPGLPDELFSGDGQLTKHEVRALTLAALAPAPGELLWDIGGGSGSIAIEWCRTHPSCRAITFERLEHRRRHIADNAAALGVPHIDVRGEARAELGRAAQADGAEVAPPDAIFVGGGLTQDGLLETCWSQLRHGGRLVVNAVTAESESLLLSWASAHGGGLRKFQIYRAEALGSFTTWRPQLPVTQWSVVKMHNAAPRNEVRG is encoded by the coding sequence ATGTCGTGGTCCGGGCCGCCGGTCGTAGTCGCCGGGATCGGAGCCGACGGGTGGGACGGACTCGGTCGATCGGCGCGGGAGGCGATCGCGTCAGCCGAGGTGATCTTCGGCTCGGCGCGCCAGCTTGCCCTTGTGCCGGAACAGGTTTCGGCGGGGGAGCGGGTTACCTGGCCGTCGCCATTGCTGCCTGCGCTGCCAGGGCTGTTCGAACGGTATGCCGGGGCCCGGGCATGTGTGCTGGCCAGCGGGGACCCGATGTTCTATGGGATCGGCGTGACGCTGGCGCGGTTGCTGGGGGCCGGTTCGTTGCGGGTGTTGCCGCAGCCGTCGTCGGCGTCGTTGGCGTGTGCGCGGCTGGGCTGGGGCGTGGCCGAAACGCCGGTGGTCAGTGTGGTGGGTCGGGCTTTGGAGACAGTGCTTCCGGAACTGGTGCACGGGCGAAGGGTGCTGGTGCTCAGCGCCGATCAGCACACTCCGGCGCGACTTTCGGAGTTGTTGTCGCGCAACGGCTTCGGTGATTCGGCGCTGACGGTGCTCGAACAGCTGGGCGGTCCCGCGGAACGAATCGAGGCGGGGATGGCGAAGCAGTGGCAGCGGCCCCCTGGAGATCCGCTGAACATCCTGGCGATCGAGTGCGTCGCGGACGCGGGACAAATTCGCGCGACCCGCCTACCCGGCCTGCCGGACGAATTGTTCAGCGGCGACGGCCAACTCACCAAGCACGAGGTCCGGGCACTGACGTTGGCCGCACTGGCGCCCGCGCCAGGAGAACTGCTGTGGGATATCGGCGGCGGCTCGGGCAGTATCGCGATCGAATGGTGCCGCACCCATCCCAGTTGCCGGGCAATTACTTTCGAACGGCTCGAGCACAGGCGGCGGCACATCGCCGACAATGCCGCCGCCCTCGGTGTTCCGCACATCGATGTGCGCGGCGAGGCGCGCGCGGAACTGGGCCGGGCAGCGCAGGCCGACGGTGCCGAAGTCGCCCCTCCGGACGCCATTTTCGTCGGTGGCGGCCTCACCCAGGATGGCCTACTCGAGACATGCTGGTCGCAGCTGCGACACGGCGGTCGGCTCGTCGTCAACGCGGTGACCGCGGAATCGGAATCATTGCTGCTCAGCTGGGCGTCCGCGCACGGGGGCGGATTGCGGAAGTTTCAGATCTACCGCGCGGAGGCACTGGGATCATTCACGACTTGGCGCCCGCAGCTGCCGGTGACGCAATGGTCTGTTGTGAAGATGCACAATGCGGCGCCGCGAAACGAGGTCCGCGGATGA
- a CDS encoding PadR family transcriptional regulator, protein MTKTATSHKPLNSTAASLLGFLHEGPMSGWDLVAKAQDRIGDFWTITQSQVYRELNAMDAAGLVEKGAPGARERTPYLITDTGREAFLEWIARDPGGENIRFPLLLTLSFGDHLDRAHLDRIIAANREIHQTRLTKYLDEDPTDLPPYARATLDFGIGYERAVLDWFDRLPELLGR, encoded by the coding sequence TTGACGAAAACCGCGACCAGCCACAAGCCGTTGAACTCCACGGCCGCGTCGCTGCTCGGATTTCTGCACGAAGGCCCCATGTCCGGTTGGGACCTAGTGGCCAAGGCCCAGGACCGGATCGGCGACTTCTGGACGATCACGCAGAGCCAGGTCTATCGGGAACTCAACGCGATGGACGCGGCCGGGCTGGTCGAGAAAGGCGCGCCGGGGGCCCGTGAGCGCACGCCCTATCTGATCACCGATACCGGCCGGGAAGCCTTCCTGGAGTGGATCGCCCGCGATCCCGGCGGCGAGAACATCCGCTTCCCCCTGCTGCTCACGCTGTCCTTCGGCGACCACCTCGATCGCGCGCATCTGGACCGGATCATCGCCGCCAACAGGGAGATTCATCAGACGCGGCTCACCAAGTACCTCGATGAGGACCCCACCGACCTGCCGCCCTACGCCCGCGCCACCCTGGATTTCGGTATCGGATACGAACGCGCCGTACTCGATTGGTTCGACCGGTTGCCCGAACTACTCGGCCGCTGA